From Diceros bicornis minor isolate mBicDic1 chromosome 21, mDicBic1.mat.cur, whole genome shotgun sequence, the proteins below share one genomic window:
- the LOC131419386 gene encoding cytochrome P450 11B1, mitochondrial-like isoform X1: MALRAKADVCLAGLWLSLRRAYTVGTRVAPAPKAVLPFEAIPQCPGNRWMRVLQIWRKQGYESLHLEMHRTFQELGPIFRYDVGGTQTVFVMLPEDVMRLQQMESHHPRRTALEPWLAYRQHRGHKSGVFLLNGPEWRFDRLRLNPDVLSPQAVQKYIPMVDGVARDFSKALKWKVLQNARGSLTLDAQLSIFRYTIEASNLALFGERLGLLGHSPSPASLHFIHALEAMFKSTVQLMFMPRSLSRWTSTQVWKEHFEAWDYIFQYANNSIQKIYQELALGRPRRYSGIVAELLLSADMSLDAIRANSIDLTAGSVDTTAYPLLMTLFELARNPEVQQALRQESLVAEARISENPQMATTELPLLRAALKETLRLYPVGVFLEREVSSDLVLQNYHIPAGTTVRVTLYSLGRNPAVFVRPERYHPQRWLDNRASSTRFPHLAFGFGLRQCLGRRLAEVEMLLLLHHVLKNFVVETLTREDVKMIYRFILMPSTLPLLTFRAIK; this comes from the exons ATGGCGCTCAGGGCGAAGGCAGACGTGTGCCTGGCAGGACTCTGGCTGTCCCTGCGCCGGGCATACACAGTGGGCACCAGAGTCGCTCCCGCCCCCAAGGCGGTGCTGCCCTTCGAAGCCATACCCCAGTGTCCCGGCAACAGGTGGATGAGGGTGCTGCAGATCTGGAGGAAGCAGGGCTACGAGAGCCTTCACCTGGAGATGCACCGGACCTTCCAGGAGCTGGGGCCCATTTTCAG GTATGACGTAGGAGGAACACAAACGGTGTTTGTGATGCTGCCCGAAGATGTGATGAGGCTGCAGCAGATGGAGAGCCATCACCCGCGGCGGACAGCCCTGGAGCCCTGGCTGGCCTACCGACAGCATCGTGGGCACAAATCGGGCGTGTTCTTGCT AAACGGGCCCGAATGGCGCTTCGACCGATTGCGGCTGAACCCAGATGTGCTGTCACCGCAGGCCGTCCAGAAGTACATCCCCATGGTGGATGGGGTGGCAAGGGACTTCTCAAAGGCCCTGAAGTGGAAGGTGCTGCAGAATGCCCGGGGGAGTCTGACCCTGGATGCCCAGCTCAGCATCTTCCGCTACACCATAGAAG CCAGCAACTTAGCCCTTTTTGGAGAGCGGCTGGGCCTCCTCGGCCACAGCCCGAGCCCTGCCAGCCTGCACTTTATCCACGCTCTGGAGGCCATGTTCAAATCCACCGTGCAGCTCATGTTCATGCCCAGGAGCCTGTCACGCTGGACAAGCACCCAAGTGTGGAAGGAGCACTTTGAGGCCTGGGACTACATCTTCCAGTATG CCAACAATTCCATCCAGAAAATCTATCAGGAGCTGGCCCTCGGCCGCCCGCGGCGCTACAGCGGCATCGTGGCGGAGCTGCTGCTGAGTGCAGACATGAGCCTGGATGCCATCAGGGCCAACTCTATCGACCTCACTGCCGGCAGCGTGGACACG ACAGCCTACCCCTTATTAATGACCCTCTTTGAGCTGGCTCGGAACCCCGAAGTGCAGCAGGCCCTACGCCAGGAGAGCCTGGTGGCCGAGGCCAGGATCTCTGAAAATCCCCAGATGGCAACCACAGAGCTGCCCCTGCTGCGGGCGGCCCTCAAGGAGACCTTGAG GCTGTACCCCGTGGGTGTCTTCTTGGAGCGAGAGGTGAGCTCGGATCTGGTGCTGCAGAACTACCACATCCCGGCTGGG ACAACGGTCAGGGTGACGCTCTACTCCCTGGGCCGAAACCCCGCCGTGTTCGTGAGGCCGGAGCGCTACCACCCCCAGCGCTGGCTGGACAACAGGGCCTCCAGCACCAGGTTCCCCCACCTGGCCTTTGGCTTCGGCCTGCGCCAGTGCCTGGGGCGGCGCCTGGCGGAGGTGGAGATGCTGCTTCTGCTGCACCAC GTGCTGAAAAACTTCGTGGTGGAGACGCTGACgcgagaggatgtgaagatgatCTACCGCTTCATATTGatgccctccaccctccccctccTTACCTTCCGGGCCATCAAATAG
- the LOC131419386 gene encoding cytochrome P450 11B1, mitochondrial-like isoform X2 has protein sequence MALRAKADVCLAGLWLSLRRAYTVGTRVAPAPKAVLPFEAIPQCPGNRWMRVLQIWRKQGYESLHLEMHRTFQELGPIFRYDVGGTQTVFVMLPEDVMRLQQMESHHPRRTALEPWLAYRQHRGHKSGVFLLNGPEWRFDRLRLNPDVLSPQAVQKYIPMVDGVARDFSKALKWKVLQNARGSLTLDAQLSIFRYTIEASNLALFGERLGLLGHSPSPASLHFIHALEAMFKSTVQLMFMPRSLSRWTSTQVWKEHFEAWDYIFQYANNSIQKIYQELALGRPRRYSGIVAELLLSADMSLDAIRANSIDLTAGSVDTTAYPLLMTLFELARNPEVQQALRQESLVAEARISENPQMATTELPLLRAALKETLRLYPVGVFLEREVSSDLVLQNYHIPAGVLKNFVVETLTREDVKMIYRFILMPSTLPLLTFRAIK, from the exons ATGGCGCTCAGGGCGAAGGCAGACGTGTGCCTGGCAGGACTCTGGCTGTCCCTGCGCCGGGCATACACAGTGGGCACCAGAGTCGCTCCCGCCCCCAAGGCGGTGCTGCCCTTCGAAGCCATACCCCAGTGTCCCGGCAACAGGTGGATGAGGGTGCTGCAGATCTGGAGGAAGCAGGGCTACGAGAGCCTTCACCTGGAGATGCACCGGACCTTCCAGGAGCTGGGGCCCATTTTCAG GTATGACGTAGGAGGAACACAAACGGTGTTTGTGATGCTGCCCGAAGATGTGATGAGGCTGCAGCAGATGGAGAGCCATCACCCGCGGCGGACAGCCCTGGAGCCCTGGCTGGCCTACCGACAGCATCGTGGGCACAAATCGGGCGTGTTCTTGCT AAACGGGCCCGAATGGCGCTTCGACCGATTGCGGCTGAACCCAGATGTGCTGTCACCGCAGGCCGTCCAGAAGTACATCCCCATGGTGGATGGGGTGGCAAGGGACTTCTCAAAGGCCCTGAAGTGGAAGGTGCTGCAGAATGCCCGGGGGAGTCTGACCCTGGATGCCCAGCTCAGCATCTTCCGCTACACCATAGAAG CCAGCAACTTAGCCCTTTTTGGAGAGCGGCTGGGCCTCCTCGGCCACAGCCCGAGCCCTGCCAGCCTGCACTTTATCCACGCTCTGGAGGCCATGTTCAAATCCACCGTGCAGCTCATGTTCATGCCCAGGAGCCTGTCACGCTGGACAAGCACCCAAGTGTGGAAGGAGCACTTTGAGGCCTGGGACTACATCTTCCAGTATG CCAACAATTCCATCCAGAAAATCTATCAGGAGCTGGCCCTCGGCCGCCCGCGGCGCTACAGCGGCATCGTGGCGGAGCTGCTGCTGAGTGCAGACATGAGCCTGGATGCCATCAGGGCCAACTCTATCGACCTCACTGCCGGCAGCGTGGACACG ACAGCCTACCCCTTATTAATGACCCTCTTTGAGCTGGCTCGGAACCCCGAAGTGCAGCAGGCCCTACGCCAGGAGAGCCTGGTGGCCGAGGCCAGGATCTCTGAAAATCCCCAGATGGCAACCACAGAGCTGCCCCTGCTGCGGGCGGCCCTCAAGGAGACCTTGAG GCTGTACCCCGTGGGTGTCTTCTTGGAGCGAGAGGTGAGCTCGGATCTGGTGCTGCAGAACTACCACATCCCGGCTGGG GTGCTGAAAAACTTCGTGGTGGAGACGCTGACgcgagaggatgtgaagatgatCTACCGCTTCATATTGatgccctccaccctccccctccTTACCTTCCGGGCCATCAAATAG